In bacterium, the genomic window CCAGTGCCGTCTCCCGGGCACGCTGCAGGGTCTTTACCGGGGTGGGCGGCAGGTCCTTGAGCTTGTACATGGGTGTGAAGCGGGAGAAGTGGATGGGGACTTCCTCCCCCAGTTCGGAAACCATCCATCGGCACATCTCCCGTATCGTGGTCATGTCATCGTTTAAATTGGGAACAATGAGGTTCGTGACCTCCAGGATGACCCCCTCTTCCCGCGTGGTCACGAGGGTGTTTTGAACTGCCCTCAGGTTCCCGAAACACACCTCCCGGTAGTACTTTTCGGTGAACCCTTTCAGATCCACATTAGCGCCGTCCACCACCTGGCATAACTGCCGCAGAGGATCTTTGTTGATGAAGCCGGCGGTGACCATAATGTTCCTGATCCCCCTCTCTTTCGCCAGAGCGGAGGTGTCATGGACGTATTCATAAAAGACAACCGGTTCCGAATAGGTGTAGGCGATGGAGGCGCAACCGGACTTTACCGCCAGTGCGACCGCTTTTTCCGGGGGCAGGTCTGTGTTGTTGGCGTCCTCGGGATCGGTCTGGGAGATCTCCCAGTTCTGGCAGAAGAGGCAGTGAAGGTTGCACCCTGCTGTGGCTACGGAGAAGGCTCCAGAGCCCGGAAGGAAGTGGAACATGGGCTTCTTCTCCACGGGGTCCACGTGCACTGCGCACACCTTCCCGTAGACCAGGGAATACAGCTTTCCCTCATCGTTGTACCTGACCCGGCAGTCCCCACGCTGGCCGGGGGCCAGGCGACAGGACTTCGGGCAGAGGGTGCACTCAACGGATCTCGGTTGTGTCAGCCCCAGCATAGTCTTTCCTGTAGTAGATCGCTTCAGTACGTCCCACGTTGCCGTGCTGGATCTGCTGCTTAAGAAGTTTCATGTCGACAAAAGGCAGGTCCGCTATCGGATATCGGGAGGTTATCTCCCGGTGCCAGCCCGTCAGGAGTACGAGCAGCAGCGTCAGTCCCAGAAGGAGGGCGGCGACGGCCGGTGGAAGTTGTCTATACCGTTTCATCGGCTTTTCCGTCCCCGGGTCTTGCGAACCTGCTCAAAATGGAAAGCAGCGTTCCTGTGGGACACATGGTATTGCACCAGAAGCGTCTTAAAAACATGGACATTATTAGAGTAAAGGTAACCATCACCCACATAATTGAGGTTAGCCTGAGGGAAAAAAGGCTGAAAAACGGTTCCACTTCGGTGAACCCTTCCCAACCTGTCCACGTTGCCAGGAAGAGGAGGAGAGCAAGTACCAGGCGCCTGATGTTGGGGAGGTGTTCCACGATACCGGGGGTGAAGTTCAACTGCCAGGGAGAAATCCGGGCTGCCAACTGCTGAAGGGCCCCGAAGGGACAGACCAAACGGCAGTATGCTCTGCCCTGAAGAGGCAGGGATATGAGGACATACAGAAAAATGAGGATCAGAAGGGTGTTTTCAGGGCCGGGCAGTTTAAGGGTCAGGATCCTGGACAGGGCAGAAAGAGTGAGGGGTGTGTTGAGGATAAACCCGATCCCCACCAGGTTGAGGACCATGACCACCTCCCTGAATGGTTTCCGCTTCCGGGCAAACCCTGCCAGCAGGGACATGCCCAGGAGCAGGGCGATTGTAATAGTCTTCCAGTCAGTCCACAGGTTTTTCCCAGGGATAACGGGAGGAGGCACCTCTATTCCAAACAGGGACCGGGCTGCCAGAGAGGAAGCCTCCCTGATGTCCCTGATGATCGCATGGGAGGATATTGTTGCCCCGGATATTGTGTCGATCTCAGGGAAGGGCCTGGAAAGATCCAGCCTGGTCATATCATCGATGAGGCCGGAATCGATGATCATGTTCATATAGTATGGTGTTTCCTTGTGCCGTACCGTAACCGCCTGGGTGATCCTGCCCTTTTCTGTTATTCCCACAGCCACGCCGATCTCTCCCAGATACCCCCTGACCGCAGGTGATATGGTATCTGTGACGATGATGGCTCCGATGAGTTTGCCCTTGGCATCGAGAGCCTTGAAGTGAAAAAAAGGTTCCTTGCTTTTTTCAGTGCTGGCTGCGTCGGGAAACACTGCCAGGAGGGTGCCGTTGGATAGAGGGTGAGGCGGCGCGAGGATGTCAAGAAATCCAAAAACCAGGCAACCGACAGCGATAACCAGGACAAGGACCCAGGTCAAGGTGGTCCATCTGGCCAGCAAGCCGGTTTCCTTATCGTAGCGGCCCACAGGCATCAGGTCAGTGTCAGGGATGGAATAATGGTGTCTCGTGTGTCCAGAGTCAGGAGCCGGTTGTATTCAGCCAGGGGGAATGTGTCTGTCAGGAGAGATGCCAGGGAGTCCCCGTAAAGATCTGATAGCTCGGTTAAATCTCTTACTGCCAACTCGAAGGCGTCCCTGCCGGCCTTGATGCTCCCGAAGATCACCTGATTTCCCACGACCATGCGTGTAAAGACCCGGTTTATGTCCACCTCCGGGATCTTTTCCTTAGAATCGTGATCGGGAACTCCGATGATCGCCATGACGGCGTTGGGGCCCATAAACGGCATCACGCTTATCATGTACTCCGGATCGCCGGTGGTTTCGAACAACTGTTGAAAGCTGTATCCGGTCTTTATAAGGCGCG contains:
- the amrS gene encoding AmmeMemoRadiSam system radical SAM enzyme, producing MLGLTQPRSVECTLCPKSCRLAPGQRGDCRVRYNDEGKLYSLVYGKVCAVHVDPVEKKPMFHFLPGSGAFSVATAGCNLHCLFCQNWEISQTDPEDANNTDLPPEKAVALAVKSGCASIAYTYSEPVVFYEYVHDTSALAKERGIRNIMVTAGFINKDPLRQLCQVVDGANVDLKGFTEKYYREVCFGNLRAVQNTLVTTREEGVILEVTNLIVPNLNDDMTTIREMCRWMVSELGEEVPIHFSRFTPMYKLKDLPPTPVKTLQRARETALDAGLQYVYTGNVPGDPGEDTFCPSCGKLVIDRYGYRILRNDVVNGKCRFCGETIYGLF
- a CDS encoding 4Fe-4S binding protein is translated as MLARWTTLTWVLVLVIAVGCLVFGFLDILAPPHPLSNGTLLAVFPDAASTEKSKEPFFHFKALDAKGKLIGAIIVTDTISPAVRGYLGEIGVAVGITEKGRITQAVTVRHKETPYYMNMIIDSGLIDDMTRLDLSRPFPEIDTISGATISSHAIIRDIREASSLAARSLFGIEVPPPVIPGKNLWTDWKTITIALLLGMSLLAGFARKRKPFREVVMVLNLVGIGFILNTPLTLSALSRILTLKLPGPENTLLILIFLYVLISLPLQGRAYCRLVCPFGALQQLAARISPWQLNFTPGIVEHLPNIRRLVLALLLFLATWTGWEGFTEVEPFFSLFSLRLTSIMWVMVTFTLIMSMFLRRFWCNTMCPTGTLLSILSRFARPGDGKADETV